Proteins from one Acomys russatus chromosome 12, mAcoRus1.1, whole genome shotgun sequence genomic window:
- the Poglut2 gene encoding protein O-glucosyltransferase 2: MFSISLLAFLFVGTVPALAQTSGERRLSPERSEIWGPGLKADIVLPARYFYIRAVDTSGEQFISSPGEKAFQVKISAPDEQFTRVGVQVLDRKDGSFIVRYRMYASYRSLKIEVKHHGQHVAKSPYVLRGPVYHENCDCPLEDSAAWLWEMNCPETITQIQKDLSHFPTVDPKKIAAEIPKRFGQRQSLCHYTLKDNKIYVKTHGEHVGFRIFMDAILLSLTRKVRMPDVEFFVNLGDWPLEKKKSNSNIQPIFSWCGSTDSKDIVMPTYDLTDSVLETMGRVSLDMMSVQANTGPPWESKNSTAVWRGRDSRKERLELVKLSRKHPELIDAAFTNFFFFKHDESLYGPIVKHISFFDFFKHKYQINIDGTVAAYRLPYLLVGDSVVLKQDSIYYEHFYNELQPWKHYIPIKSNLSDLLEKLKWAKDHDAEAKKIAKAGQEFARNNLMGDDIFCYYFKLFQGYANLQVSEPQIREGMKRVEPQTEDDLFPCTCHRRKTKDEL; encoded by the exons ATGTTCAGCATTTCGCTGCTTGCCTTCCTTTTTGTGGGGACTGTGCCAGCACTTGCCCAGACCAGCGGAGAGAGGAGACTGAGCCCAGAAAGGAGCGAAATATGGGGACCTGGGCTGAAAGCAGACATAGTTCTGCCTGCACGCTACTTCTACATTCGGGCGGTGGATACTTCAGGGGAACA GTTTATATCTTCTCCAGGTGAAAAAGCATTCCAAGTTAAAATATCAGCACCTGATGAACAGTTCACTCGAGTTGGTGTCCAGGTTTTAGATCGAAAGGATGGATCTTTCATAGTGAGATACAGAATGTATGCAAGCTACAGAAGTCTGAAGATAGAGGTCAAACACCATGGTCAACATGTCGCCAAGTCTCCTTATGTTTTAAGag GACCAGTTTACCATGAGAACTGTGACTGCCCTTTGGAAGACAGTGCAGCCTGGCTATGGGAGATGAACTGTCCAGAAACGATCACTCAGATTCAGAAAGATCTGTCACATTTCCCTACTGTTGATCCTAAAAAGATTGCAGCAGAAATCCCAAAACGATTTGGACAGAGGCAGAGCCTTTGTCACTATACCTTAAAGGACAATAAG ATTTATGTCAAGACTCACGGTGAGCATGTTGGCTTCAGGATTTTCATGGATGCCATACTACTTTCATTGACTAGGAAG GTGAGGATGCCAGATGTGGagttttttgttaatttgggaGACTGgcctttggaaaaaaagaaatccaattcCAACATCCAGCCGATCTTTTCCTGGTGTGGCTCCACAGATTCCAAGGATATTGTGATGCCTACATATGACCTGACTGACTCTGTTCTAGAAACGATGGGCCG AGTAAGTCTGGATATGATGTCGGTGCAAGCTAACACAGGGCCTCCCTGGGAAAGTAAGAACTCCACAGCTGTCTGGAGAGGCCGAGACAGTCGCAAAGAAAGACTAGAGCTGGTAAAGCTTAGTAGGAAACACCCAGAGCTCATCGATGCTGCTTTcaccaatttcttcttctttaaacatGATGAGAGCCTGTATGGGCCCATCGTgaaacacatttcattttttgaTTTCTTCAAG CACAAGTACCAAATAAATATTGATGGCACTGTGGCAGCATACCGCTTGCCCTATCTCCTGGTGGGCGACAGTGTGGTCCTGAAGCAGGACTCCATCTACTATGAACACTTTTACAATGAGCTGCAGCCTTGGAAACACTACATTCCAATCAAGAGCAACCTGAGCGATCTGCTAGAAAAGCTTAAGTGGGCAAAAGATCATGATGCAGAG GCAAAGAAGATAGCAAAAGCAGGGCAAGAATTTGCAAGAAATAATCTAATGGGTGATGATATATTCTGTTATTACTTCAAACTTTTCCAG GGCTATGCCAATTTACAAGTGAGTGAGCCCCAAATTCGAGAGGGTATGAAGAGGGTAGAGCCACAGACGGAGGATGACCTCTTTCCTTGCACATGCCATAGGAGAAAG ACTAAAGATGAACTATGA